CACGGTGCTTCCGGCGTTACCGAAGCATTATTCGGATCGAATACCGAAAAAATCATGAACCGCGCGAATTGCCGCGTGCTCGCGATTCCGGCCGCGTGCGGGTACAGCCCACTTTCCCGGATCCTGTTCCTGAGTCGGTATGAGGAACGCGACAAAGCCACATTGCGCGAACTGCTTGCATTTGCAGCACTCTTCCACGCGCGAATTGACGTACTCTATATTACCGCCAGGCATACGGACGACGAAGCCGACACCATCCGGGAATGGAAAAGGATTTTTTCCGGCGACGCTGTCGACTTCTATACCATCGCCAGTGACAGCCCCGAGGAAACAATTTTGGATTTCAGCGAAGTACACCATTCCAACCTGATTGCGTTGACCGTGAGGCACAAAGGCCTGCTCGAGCGGCTGTTCCTGTACAGCGTGGCACGTAAAATGGTGTTTCACTCAGTCTTGCCGGTGTTGTCTGTAAGTCATCGCTGAGAACGGCCGGTGACCTGGATGCCCGATAGTGGCAATGCCTGCTTAATGTATCGCGCGATGGCAGTAAAAATCCCAAAGTAAGCCTGTATTTCAGGGTACTTTGGGATTTCCAAATGTGCTGCTGTCTTTCGTTAAAACCGCAAACCTTTTATCGATGAGCGGTTAAAGCCATTGGAAGAAATTTGCCACTATAAGCAAAAAGCATATCGCCTGTGCGCCTACGAGCAGGTTGAATACGGTTTTCGGCGATTGCACCGAAATGATTGCGCCGTTCACTGCCAGCGAGGCAATAACGACTACAAACAATTGCAGCATCTGTGACAGTCCGGCGCCATGCTGAAGGATTTTCATCGCGGTGATCCCACCCACACAGCTCTGCAGCAATACGGAAAGCACACAGCTTCCGAGAAATCCTTTTTCGAATTGGCGGTATACATGTTGGTACGTACTCATGATCAATCTTTTTAAAATTATAATGTAAAAGTACCCTGTTGTCGCGCCCGGAAATATGACGGAAGTCACGTTTGGGCATTTGCTTCGTCACAAATCACGTCAATAAACAAAAATATACCGATTGGTATTATATTAATACTTTTTTGTATATTCGCCAAACAATTATCTAATATCATGAGCCAATCCAAAGCCGAAAAAACCAGACAGTTCATCATCGAGAAATCCGCACCTGTGTTTAATGCGAAGGGTTTTGCAGGGACTTCGATCAATGATCTTACAGAAGTTACCGGGCTAACGAAAGGCAGCATCTATGGTAATTTTGCAAACAAGGATGCTGTGGCGCTGGCCGCATTTGATCACAACTTCGGTAAAGTGGTGTCGTTTATCAAACAGCAGATTGAATCAAAAACGACGGTGATCGACAAACTGCTGGTCTATCCGCAGGTGTACCGCAATTTCCTTGACATTCCTTTCCTGGAGGCGGGCTGCCCGGTGCTCAACACGGCGACGGAGGCAGATGATACGCATCCGATGCTGCGAAAGAAAGTCGTGGCGGCACTGCAACTTTGGAAAAGGTCGATTGAAAACCTCCTGAATCATGGGATCGATACAGGTGAAATTAAGAACGATACGCCCGTCGCCGAGTTTACCGCAGTGCTGATGTGCCTGATCGAGGGTGCCGTGATGCAATCAAAAGCATATGGCGCTCCGGCGATGCTCCAACATACTATGGATTACCTCGAGCGTGGCATCGTAAATCTCAAAACCTGATATTTTTTGTCATAAAATATACCGATTGGTATTATTAATGTTCCGATGTCTCACTTAAACGTTATCTTATGAAAAACGCGAAATTACCCTTATCCGTACTATGCGCCGAACGGCCATCATAAGGGCAGCCCGGAAACGCTGAGCCGAAATTTAATGTTCAAATCAACTGAAAAACCAACATAACATGGAAAAATTACCTTCATCAACTTATAAAATACGTTTTAATGATTGCGACCTTTTTGGTCACCTCAACAACTCCCGATACCTGGACTACCTGATCAATGCCCGGGAAGACCACCTGTCAGAACACTATGCGCTCGACCTCACTACGTATTACAAAAATGGATTCGGCTGGGTTGTGGGCAGCCATGAAATCGCCTATGTGAGTCCGGCGGTGTACAACGAAACCGTCCGAATTCAATCGGCACTGCTGCGCGCTGACGAGCAATCGCTGCACGTCGAAACCGTCATGACCAATACCAATGGGACAGCGGTTAAGGCCGTAATGCGAACGCGGCTTATTCCCATCAACACAAAAACCGGGCGTCGCGAAACCCATGACGCAGCATTTCTGGCTTGGGCGAAAACCATCGAGAACCATGGCATCGCAGCAGATATCCCGTTGCAGCAACGCGTTCAGGAGCTGCGGCAGGAATTAACCGCAGAAAAAAGACCGTGACGTGCGACTGAATCTTTAAAATTCAGCACACCACCATTTTAGATATTTATTTTTTTGTAATTTGCATCGCATATTGATACACGCCAAAATGATAATGATCTGCCGAAATGAATTGGAAAGCCGTTACCACAACCCATAAGGGCGCCGCCAGGATTGTACTCTATGCTGATAAAGATCCTGTATTGGTGCAAAAGATACGATCCATTGAAGGATGCCTTTGGAGCCGCACACTGCAGGCCTGGCATGTGCCGGACACGCCTGAAAACCGTAGACTGCTTGAAGCTAGAAGCAATGGTAAGTCGGTGCTGTCGCGTATCTGTCCCGTCAACCAGCCGGTCCTTGAGCGTTTTGTCGAACAATTGTCGCTGCACGGATACAGCGTCCACACGATCAGGAAGTACAGGGGTGACTTTGGCGATTTTCTGTATTGGCTGCAGGAAATACCTGCCTATCAATGCCATCAGGAACAGGTTCGCTCCTATATCCTGCAATGCATCATCCAAAGACTCAGCAGTGACGCGCTGATACACAGCCGGCTGAACGCCCTGACGTTTTATTATGTCAGGATGCTCCGGCGCGAACAATTTTTTGTCGACATCCCCAGACCCAAAAAGCCGCGGAAACTGCCAAAGGTCATTCCTGTTGACGTCATCAGGAAACTTTTTGCCGCAACGACCAACCTGAAGCACAATACCATATTGAAATTGTGTTACGGCATGGGCCTCCGCGTGTCAGAAATCTGCGCCCTTAAGATTTCAGATGTTGACAGCCAGAACATGCAGGTTCTTATCGAATGCGGCAAGGGTAAAAAGGACCGTTATGCGAACCTGCCGCAAAGCATCCTGAAGCAACTGCGGGCCTATTACCTGCAATACAAGCCGAAGCGTTACCTTTTCGAGGGAAAGGACGGTGGCCCATATGCCATCCGGACAATCCAGCTAATTTTTCATGAGGGCATGCAGAAAACGGGGTTTAACCGAAAACTGGGCATACACAGCCTCAGGCACAGTTTTGCGACCCATTTGCTTGAACAGGGCACCGACGTGCGGTTCATACAGGAATTGCTGGGACACACAAACATCAAGACGACGCTACTTTACACCGAAGTAAGTGACAATAATATCCGCAAAATCGTGAGCCCTTTAGACAACCTGTAAATAGAATGGCGGCGGCACGGCACAACTCCATCCCTTTCCGGCGCCTACCCCTGCAATTCATACATTCAAAACCATGATTATAAATTTAAAAAGCACTATATTTGGACATCAGACACGCCTCGTAACACATTTTTGCGCAATGCGCATTCTTGTATATCACCTTTTATTACAGGATGATTTTGATTTTACTGCGTGTATTTGATTGTTATGGGCAAGCGCGGCGCAACGAACACGAAATCAACACTTAAAACATGATCGAAAGCTTAGAAATAGAAGAACTTGACAATTACTTATCTTATATTCGTCCGAGCGAAGAACTGAGATCAAAAATTGACATTGCTTATAGGATTGAAAAGCAAAGCGTGATAATTTTTGAGGTTACGCCGCATTGGAAAGATCCAAAACAGAAAATTGAAAGTAATGTTGCAAAGGCAACTTTCGTAAAAAAAGATAATCATTGGAAAGTCTTTTGGCGTCGTGCTGATTTGAAATGGCACTCTTACAAACCAATGCCTATAGTTGAAAATCTTCTTGACTTTACTAGATTAATCGAAAAGGATGAATATAATTGCTTTTGGGGATAATTGCGCCAGCCCATAACAGCGGTTTCACGCAATTGCTGCTTCTCTTGTAAAATGAACCGCCTTTTTCCATAACTTCGTCTTGTCCAGCCGAGAATACTCAGTTCCAAAAGCCGCAACTGACGTGAAGCCGCCGGACGTTATCAGAGATTTTAGACCGACCGTAATCAAAACTTCGATTCAAAATGAAAAAAAAATTACTCTTACTATTTTTATTTTCAAGCTTTTTTATTTCTGCTCAGAATTTATCAATGGCACAAATACTTGATATAAAAAAGAAAACCCTCGGAAATGCCGAAGAGTTTTTAACTGAAAAAGGATGGGAATTCTCGGAAGCACAAGAGCCTACAGATGAACTTATGGGGAGTGCAGTATTCACATATAGAAAAAGTGATGTATCAGACGGAGCAGAATCTTTTTTGTCATTTGTCTACAGTAGCTTTTCTGATGTAACAAGAATAACTATCCAAATTAGTAAAAAAGAGAAATACATAGAATATCTAAATTCAATTAAGGGATATGGTTGTAAACAACTATCGTCAAAAGTAGAAGATGGAAAGATAGTGAAAGTCTATCAAGGAGTTACAACAACGTTTGTTATAAAATCCGCAACTACTTCAAACTATTACGATCAGGAAGTTGTTACTTGGATTTTATCTGTTTTTTCTAATGAAGATTACAAACTAAATTTTGGCGAATAATAAAAACCTCTGATAACAGCGGTTTCACGCAATTGCTACCCACTTTGTAAAATGAACCACCTTTTTCCATAACTTCGTTCTGTCCAGCCGAGAGTACTCAGTTCCAAAAGCCGCAACTGACGTGAAGCCGCCGGACGTTGTGCGACAGCAATGTTGGAGCGTATAAAAATCCTGTGTAAATGAACGTAATTGATGAAATAAATTCTGAAGGTTTTACAATAATTGAAAATGTTTATTCAGCTGACGAAATCGACAAATTGATTTCTAATATTGAAAATGTTGGTATTCAAAATCAGCACAAAAATACTTACCGAAAATCTGATGATTTGTTTGCTGTAAGACAATTTTTCAATGAGTTTCCACAAGCATTGGAAATAGTATTCAATAGCAGTTTAAAGCAAATCATCAAAACTAATTTTGGTGATAACTATTTTGTCACAAAATCTATATACTTTGACAAACCAGAAAAGTCTAATTGGTTTGTTTCTTATCACCAGGATTTGACAATCTCAGTAAATCAAAAATTAGAGCTTGACGGGTTTGAAAATTGGACAGTAAAACAAAATCAATTCGCTGTCCAACCTCCGGAAAATATTTTGAAGAATTGTTTTACTATCAGAATTCATTTGGATAATACGTCTAAAGAAAATGGCGCGTTGAAAGTCATCAATAAATCTCATTCTAAAGGAATTGTCAGACTTGATAATTTTACTTCGAAAACTGGAAATGAAAGCATTTGCGAAGTTGAAAAAGGTGGAATTATGATTATGAAACCTTTACTATTTCATGCGTCAAACAAAACCACTAATAATGAAAGACGGAGAGTTATCCATATTGAGTTTTGCAATCAACAATTACCTAACGGATTAAATTGGAATGAGAAAGTGGAATTCAATTTAAACTAATATTTTGCCGATCGCACAACAGCGGTTTCACGCAATTGCTGCTTACCTTGTAAAATGAAACATCTTTTTCCATAAATTCGTTTCGTCCAGCCGAGAACACTCAGCTTCGAAAGCCGCAACTGACGTGAAGCCGCCGGACGTTATGCGACAGCTTGCCGCGGACGTGAAAAATCCTCGTAATAGAATACATCATTATGCGAATCTTAATTAATAAATCTAGTTTTTTCTTTATAAGTCTAATCTTACTTGCTTGTTCCTCAAAAAAATTTCGTGATGACAAAAAACTGATATTTCTTAATTTTGGATCACCATATGAAAATGTAAAAGTTTCATCGCTTTCAATTAATGATTCTATTTATTTCAGTGATAAAAATTTGGTTACGGGCATATTTGGAGTCGATAGTGATTTTTCTATTCAATTAAAAACTGACACAGTTTCAATTAAAGGAACTTTCGTTAATACACTTGATCCAGACTTAGGTGAAAATTTTATTAAGGAAATAAAAATAGATACTGTTTTGTATAAAAGAAATGGCAATCTTATATCAATTGGCATTGGTTTTGACAAATATGGCGTGAATCAAAGAAAGATGCGTCGAAAAAAAGTAAAAGTTGATTGACCTAATAAGCCGTCGCATAACAGCGGTTTCACGCAATTGCTACTTACCGTGTACAATGAACTTCTTTTTTCCATAACTTCGTTTTGTCTAGCCGAGAGTACTCAGTTCCAAAAGCCGCAACTGACGTGAAGCCGCCGGACGTTATGCGATATTTTGCTGCGAACGTAAACCAACATCATGAAATTTTTAAAAATCATTTTGCTTTTCCTAATTTGTATTGTATTTCATGCGTGCGATACGTCTTCATTTGCAGAAATCATTAACAAAACTGATAAAGAAATTACTGTTGAAATATTTTATAATCGATCAGAATTAGAAAAAGTTCCTGGATTGAAATCTATCAAACCTTATTTCAATAATGATGCACAACTTATAAATTTTGATTCAGTGTCCATGATCGGAAGACTAAAAATAAATCCAAATGACACTTTAATTATTGATTCAAACCGTGGCTCAAATCCTCGATTTAAATTTATCAGAACGCTGAAAATTTTTGCTGATGATACGATCAAGTTGAATAATCAAAATGAAATTTCTAAATCATTTAAAGAAACTTCTCCTGGAATTTTCGCTTTCGAATTTAAATAAAACATCGCATAACAGCGGTTTCACGCAATTGCTGCTTCCCTTGTAAAATGAACCGCCTTTTTCCAAAACTTCGTTTTGTCCAGCCGAGAGTACTTAGTTCCAAATGCCGCAACTGACGTGAAGCCGCCGGACGTTAGCGGTAATGCTGCCGCGAATGAGCGAAAATAAAGACATTTAGGTTATAGATAGTAAAAATACTTATGGAATTACCAATATTTAAATACAATCCAAACGCATACAAACTGGATATCATTGTTAAAGAAAACATTCTCTGTGAATGTTGTGGAGAAAAGCGTGAATATCGCTACGATGGACCATTTTACGCTGAAGAAGAAATAGAAAATATTTGTCCTTGGTGTATTAAAAATGGAAAAGCTTCTGAAAAATTTGAAGGAGAATTTCAAGATTCTGCAAGCGTGGATGATGTTGAAAATGAGTCTGCAATTACTGAAATTTCGCAACAAACTCCAGGATTTTGTGCAATTCAACAAGAAAACTGGTTAGCTCATTGTGATGATTTATGTGCATTTATTGGCTATGCAAAACCAGAATTAGTTAAACCAATCATTGATGACTTAATCGAGGATATTGAAGATAGCGGATTCGATGTAGATGAAGTTGTCAAAAGCTTAAAAAAAGAAGAACTTGACGGTTACGTATTTCAATGTTTACATTGTGGCAAACACAGAATTTATTTTGACGATTAGCACTACCGCTAACAGCGGTTTCACGCAATTGCTGTTTGTCTTGTAAAATGAACCGCCTTTTTCCATAACTTCGTTCTGTCCAGCCGAGAATACTCAGTTCCAAAAGCCGCAACTGACGTGAAGCCGCCGGACGTTAGCAGAAATTAAACCGCACCATCACGAATCCGACTCAAATTAGCTTAGGAAAAATTGATTATTACAGCTAACAATATTTAATAAAATCATTATGTTTGTAATCAATCACTACTAATAGTAATCCAAAAACTCGAAATAGCAATCCAAAAACATAAATTAACTGTTGAAATTATGAAAAAAGCCTATTATTCTTTGATTATTTTTATCTTCTTTGTGTGCAATCTCCACGCTCAAGATATTAAGTTTGATGATAATAAAGTGTTAGTTGATAAAACTGAAAGATTCGATTTTGTTAGGAAAAGTATGGGGACTGAGTTCTCGCTATATAAATTAAATACCAAAGATGAAATCATATACATGACTTCTGAAAGAAATGGTACCGATAGATATTTTGATGACGATTTTAGGAGAATTACTTTTGTTGAACAAAAAATTACAATTGAATCTAGCAGGCTTAAATTTGACAGTTGGAAAGCGATAATTAAGCTTTTATTGGAAGATAAAGTTATAGATTTTGAAGGTAATATTGATGCAGAGAGGTTAGAAAGATTTTCAGCTAAATATAATGATGTGAAGCGTTAACTTCTGCTAACAGCGGTTTCACGCAATTGCTGCTTTCCTTGTAAAATGTAACCGCTTTTTCCATAACTTCGTTTTGTCCACGCCGAGAATACTCAGTTCCAAATGCCGCAACTGACGTGAAGCCGCCGGACGTTAGCTGTCAGTTTTCGGCGAACCTAGAAAAATCACGTAAATGAGTAAAATCTATTTCATTTTATCGGTTATACTTTTGTTAGTTTTCGTTAGCTGTAAAAACGAAACGCAAAAATATATTCCTAATAAGTTTGAAAGAATATGGTACTCAATAGATGGGCGCTTAAAAATTGATTCTTCGCATGCTTTTGAGTATGTTAAGTATACTTGTGTCTCTCAATCAATCTCAAAAGGGAAATGGAATATAGTCAATGACACTATATTTCTCAATAGTTTTTCTCCATATGGATGCTATTTTGAAGAAGAATTTGGAATTCCACCATCAGCTGACACAACTCAGTTTACACCACTTAAAACGACCGAAAAGAATTGCGAACCAAATAGCGGTTATGTAAATTTTAGAAATGAAAAATTCTATATAAAAGATTCGATACTCATATCGAAAAAATCTACCTATTATGAAAATGGGGAATTTAATCTTCATACCAACTTTAAAATGAAAAACTACTACGAATAAAACCGTCAGCTAACAGCGGTTTCACGCAATTGCTGCTTCCTTTGTAAAATGAACGACCTTTTTCCATAACTTCGTTCTGTCCAGCCGAGAGTACTCAGCTTCGAAAGCCGCAACTGACGTGAAGCCGCCGGACGTTATGCATAATGCGGCAGTGCGTGTGGAAATCCTGACATTAATCATTATATTTGAATCAAATTAAAAAAATGAGTTTTTTAGAAAACCATATATCGGACATTTCTAAACTTTGTAAAAATCACAAAGTAAAAGCGTTGTATGCGTTTGGTTCTGTACTTACAGAAAAATTCAATGAAGAAAGTGATGTTGATCTTGTTGTTGATTTTCAACCGCTTGATGTTTTAGATTAC
The nucleotide sequence above comes from Flavobacterium magnum. Encoded proteins:
- a CDS encoding universal stress protein yields the protein MKKILCPTDFSKASLNAFVYAVNLAKRVGAEIVTIHVYDLPAAIIDASLENLSEIRDITEWDHFEQYKSAIAKLRVIAEENHASHLTLTHILEQGNTVDTVLQAAANNHADLIIMGTHGASGVTEALFGSNTEKIMNRANCRVLAIPAACGYSPLSRILFLSRYEERDKATLRELLAFAALFHARIDVLYITARHTDDEADTIREWKRIFSGDAVDFYTIASDSPEETILDFSEVHHSNLIALTVRHKGLLERLFLYSVARKMVFHSVLPVLSVSHR
- a CDS encoding TetR/AcrR family transcriptional regulator, which translates into the protein MSQSKAEKTRQFIIEKSAPVFNAKGFAGTSINDLTEVTGLTKGSIYGNFANKDAVALAAFDHNFGKVVSFIKQQIESKTTVIDKLLVYPQVYRNFLDIPFLEAGCPVLNTATEADDTHPMLRKKVVAALQLWKRSIENLLNHGIDTGEIKNDTPVAEFTAVLMCLIEGAVMQSKAYGAPAMLQHTMDYLERGIVNLKT
- a CDS encoding acyl-CoA thioesterase; its protein translation is MEKLPSSTYKIRFNDCDLFGHLNNSRYLDYLINAREDHLSEHYALDLTTYYKNGFGWVVGSHEIAYVSPAVYNETVRIQSALLRADEQSLHVETVMTNTNGTAVKAVMRTRLIPINTKTGRRETHDAAFLAWAKTIENHGIAADIPLQQRVQELRQELTAEKRP
- a CDS encoding tyrosine-type recombinase/integrase, with product MNWKAVTTTHKGAARIVLYADKDPVLVQKIRSIEGCLWSRTLQAWHVPDTPENRRLLEARSNGKSVLSRICPVNQPVLERFVEQLSLHGYSVHTIRKYRGDFGDFLYWLQEIPAYQCHQEQVRSYILQCIIQRLSSDALIHSRLNALTFYYVRMLRREQFFVDIPRPKKPRKLPKVIPVDVIRKLFAATTNLKHNTILKLCYGMGLRVSEICALKISDVDSQNMQVLIECGKGKKDRYANLPQSILKQLRAYYLQYKPKRYLFEGKDGGPYAIRTIQLIFHEGMQKTGFNRKLGIHSLRHSFATHLLEQGTDVRFIQELLGHTNIKTTLLYTEVSDNNIRKIVSPLDNL
- a CDS encoding DUF3024 domain-containing protein; the protein is MIESLEIEELDNYLSYIRPSEELRSKIDIAYRIEKQSVIIFEVTPHWKDPKQKIESNVAKATFVKKDNHWKVFWRRADLKWHSYKPMPIVENLLDFTRLIEKDEYNCFWG
- a CDS encoding phytanoyl-CoA dioxygenase family protein — translated: MNVIDEINSEGFTIIENVYSADEIDKLISNIENVGIQNQHKNTYRKSDDLFAVRQFFNEFPQALEIVFNSSLKQIIKTNFGDNYFVTKSIYFDKPEKSNWFVSYHQDLTISVNQKLELDGFENWTVKQNQFAVQPPENILKNCFTIRIHLDNTSKENGALKVINKSHSKGIVRLDNFTSKTGNESICEVEKGGIMIMKPLLFHASNKTTNNERRRVIHIEFCNQQLPNGLNWNEKVEFNLN
- a CDS encoding CbrC family protein, yielding MELPIFKYNPNAYKLDIIVKENILCECCGEKREYRYDGPFYAEEEIENICPWCIKNGKASEKFEGEFQDSASVDDVENESAITEISQQTPGFCAIQQENWLAHCDDLCAFIGYAKPELVKPIIDDLIEDIEDSGFDVDEVVKSLKKEELDGYVFQCLHCGKHRIYFDD
- a CDS encoding nucleotidyltransferase family protein, translated to MSFLENHISDISKLCKNHKVKALYAFGSVLTEKFNEESDVDLVVDFQPLDVLDYADNYFDLKFSLEDILKRPIDLLEEKAIKNPYFRKNLNEQRQLIYG